The following proteins come from a genomic window of Iamia sp. SCSIO 61187:
- a CDS encoding gamma-glutamyltransferase produces MPDRPHDRPLVAAGHPAVVAAAHEVLAAGGSAVDAVVAGGLTAAVAEPCLTSLAGGGFALVRTAEGEEVLVDFFVDTPGRSLVDPPAPHFTEVEVRFEAARQTFHCGPGSIAVPGCLPGYRHLHDRFGRLPLADVVAPAARLAARGVALAPRQAGIVALLEPILLRTPAGRALFAPGGRLLGAGDVLTNPDLAAVLAALGAGDDVAFASGPVGDALLATTATDGLVTAEDVAAYRVVERPPLALAWRGRRILTNPAPSFGGTLVAAALGRVDAETAGPGDPAWVDALVGASADVDARRVAILAAAGRPASARGTTHISVWDGAGGAAAMTTSSGECSGDVLPGTGILANNILGEEDLHPDGFHAAPPGVRVASMMSPTIVVGADGRTEVVVGSGGSKRIRSTIAQVLVNVLVHGLDPRSAVDAPRAHWDGDHTEVEPGLPGAALEALAARGPVNAWPGPSVYFGGAHLVVPGVGAAGDPRRDGAP; encoded by the coding sequence GTGCCTGACCGCCCCCACGATCGGCCCCTCGTGGCCGCCGGGCACCCCGCCGTCGTCGCCGCCGCCCACGAGGTGCTCGCCGCCGGGGGGAGCGCGGTGGACGCCGTGGTCGCCGGCGGGCTGACCGCGGCGGTGGCCGAGCCCTGCCTCACCAGCCTGGCAGGCGGAGGGTTCGCCCTCGTGCGGACGGCCGAGGGCGAGGAGGTCCTCGTCGACTTCTTCGTCGACACGCCCGGCCGCAGCCTCGTCGACCCGCCGGCGCCGCACTTCACCGAGGTCGAGGTCCGGTTCGAGGCGGCCCGCCAGACCTTCCACTGCGGTCCGGGGTCCATCGCCGTCCCCGGCTGCCTGCCCGGGTACCGCCACCTCCACGACCGGTTCGGGCGCCTGCCGCTGGCCGACGTGGTCGCCCCCGCCGCCCGCCTGGCCGCCCGGGGGGTGGCCCTGGCGCCGCGCCAGGCGGGGATCGTCGCCCTCCTCGAACCGATCCTGCTGCGGACGCCGGCGGGCCGGGCCCTGTTCGCCCCCGGCGGCCGCCTCCTCGGCGCCGGCGACGTGCTGACGAACCCCGACCTGGCGGCGGTGCTGGCCGCCCTCGGCGCCGGCGACGACGTGGCGTTCGCGTCGGGGCCCGTCGGTGACGCCCTCCTCGCCACCACCGCCACCGACGGGCTCGTCACCGCCGAGGACGTGGCCGCGTACCGGGTGGTCGAGCGCCCCCCGCTCGCCCTCGCCTGGCGGGGCCGGCGGATCCTGACCAACCCGGCCCCGTCGTTCGGCGGCACGTTGGTGGCGGCGGCCCTGGGCCGGGTCGACGCGGAGACCGCCGGCCCCGGGGACCCGGCCTGGGTCGATGCCCTGGTCGGTGCGTCAGCCGACGTCGACGCCCGGCGCGTCGCCATCCTCGCCGCCGCCGGGCGGCCGGCGTCGGCCCGGGGCACGACCCACATCAGCGTGTGGGACGGGGCCGGCGGGGCGGCGGCGATGACGACCTCGAGCGGCGAGTGCTCGGGGGACGTCCTGCCCGGCACCGGGATCCTCGCCAACAACATCCTCGGCGAGGAGGACCTGCACCCCGACGGGTTCCACGCCGCCCCGCCCGGCGTCCGGGTGGCGTCGATGATGTCGCCGACGATCGTCGTGGGCGCCGACGGCCGGACCGAGGTGGTGGTGGGCAGCGGCGGGTCGAAGCGGATCCGCTCGACGATCGCCCAGGTCCTCGTCAACGTCCTCGTCCACGGGCTCGACCCGCGATCCGCGGTCGACGCGCCCCGGGCCCACTGGGACGGCGACCACACCGAGGTCGAGCCCGGGCTCCCGGGCGCCGCCCTCGAGGCCCTCGCCGCCCGGGGTCCGGTCAACGCCTGGCCCGGCCCGAGCGTCTACTTCGGCGGGGCCCACCTCGTCGTCCCCGGCGTCGGCGCCGCCGGTGACCCCCGCCGCGACGGCGCGCCCTGA
- a CDS encoding TetR/AcrR family transcriptional regulator, producing MIGSGADQGAVDAVAAPPVDGRTARAHRTRDAIVDACVALVDAGDYRPTAPRIAEEAGVSVRSVFQHFDDLETLFGLVAERAISSLAGLVQPIDPELPFPERVDLFVHQRAQLLEAVTPIRRAAAVHAPFSPGIQARVAAGHQFLRTEVEAVFGRELDAHPRDRAVVLSMLDVSASWTSWEQLRTLDGRDVDGAREVLTALLHAILGPR from the coding sequence GTGATCGGCTCCGGCGCGGACCAGGGCGCCGTCGACGCGGTCGCCGCGCCGCCGGTCGACGGGCGCACGGCCCGGGCCCACCGCACCCGGGACGCCATCGTCGACGCCTGCGTGGCCCTGGTCGACGCCGGCGACTACCGGCCGACGGCGCCCCGCATCGCCGAGGAGGCCGGGGTCTCGGTCCGCTCGGTGTTCCAGCACTTCGACGACCTGGAGACGCTGTTCGGCCTGGTCGCCGAGCGGGCGATCAGCAGCCTGGCCGGGCTGGTCCAACCCATCGACCCGGAGCTGCCCTTCCCCGAGCGGGTGGACCTGTTCGTCCACCAGCGGGCCCAGCTGCTCGAGGCGGTCACGCCGATCCGGCGGGCCGCCGCCGTCCACGCCCCGTTCTCACCCGGCATCCAGGCCCGCGTCGCCGCCGGCCACCAGTTCCTGCGCACCGAGGTCGAAGCCGTCTTCGGCCGGGAGCTGGACGCCCACCCGCGCGACCGCGCCGTCGTGCTCTCGATGCTCGACGTGTCCGCCAGCTGGACCTCGTGGGAGCAGCTCCGGACCCTCGACGGGCGCGACGTCGACGGGGCCCGGGAGGTCCTGACCGCCCTGCTGCACGCAATCCTCGGCCCCCGGTGA
- a CDS encoding alkyl sulfatase dimerization domain-containing protein, protein MTDLLDLSDRIIAGEAAIEDHHPFSPPNELQEVGDGTAFIQSFANVSALRADDGLVLVDTGSPFVAPMIHGLVRGWDRAPLHTAVYTHGHIDHVFGTGPFEEEAAAAGGPAVRVVAHEDIEARFDRYCACAGYNAVINQRQFQAPGLTWPTEYRRPDVTYRDRLDLEVGGLGLELHHARGETDDATWVWVPEQRTVCTGDLIIWCTPNAGNPQKVQRYAREWAVALRAMAAHAPELLLPGHGLPVRGEDRVRAVLEDTATVLEVLHDRTLELMNEGARLDDIVHEVRAPADLLAKPYLRPIYDDPEFVVRGVWRLYGGWYDGDPSHLKPAPAGALAAELAALAGGPGALADRASRLAAAGDDASLRLAGHLAELATQAAPDDPALHRVRAEVFRTRAAAEHALMAKGVFTWAANESDAKTTDHPED, encoded by the coding sequence GTGACCGACCTGCTGGACCTGTCCGACCGCATCATCGCCGGCGAGGCCGCCATCGAGGACCACCATCCGTTCTCCCCACCGAACGAGCTCCAGGAGGTCGGCGACGGCACCGCCTTCATCCAGTCGTTCGCCAACGTCTCGGCCCTGCGCGCCGACGACGGCCTGGTGCTCGTCGACACGGGCAGCCCGTTCGTGGCCCCGATGATCCACGGGCTCGTGCGGGGGTGGGACCGGGCCCCGCTCCACACCGCGGTGTACACCCACGGCCACATCGACCACGTCTTCGGCACCGGGCCCTTCGAGGAGGAGGCCGCGGCCGCCGGGGGACCCGCGGTCCGCGTCGTCGCCCACGAGGACATCGAGGCCCGCTTCGACCGGTACTGCGCCTGCGCCGGCTACAACGCGGTGATCAACCAGCGGCAGTTCCAGGCCCCCGGGCTGACCTGGCCGACCGAGTACCGCCGGCCCGACGTCACCTACCGCGACCGCCTCGACCTCGAGGTCGGCGGCCTGGGGCTCGAGCTCCACCACGCCCGGGGCGAGACCGACGACGCCACCTGGGTGTGGGTGCCCGAGCAGCGGACGGTGTGCACCGGCGACCTGATCATCTGGTGCACCCCCAACGCCGGCAACCCCCAGAAGGTGCAGCGCTACGCCCGGGAGTGGGCCGTCGCCCTGCGGGCCATGGCCGCCCACGCGCCCGAGCTCCTGCTCCCCGGCCACGGCCTGCCGGTGCGGGGCGAGGACCGGGTGCGCGCCGTCCTGGAGGACACGGCCACGGTGCTCGAGGTCCTGCACGACCGCACCCTGGAGCTGATGAACGAGGGCGCCCGCCTCGACGACATCGTCCACGAGGTCCGCGCCCCCGCGGACCTGCTGGCCAAGCCGTACCTGCGCCCCATCTACGACGACCCCGAGTTCGTGGTCCGGGGGGTGTGGCGCCTCTACGGCGGCTGGTACGACGGCGACCCGTCGCACCTCAAGCCGGCCCCGGCCGGCGCCCTCGCCGCCGAGCTGGCCGCCCTCGCCGGCGGGCCGGGCGCCCTGGCCGACCGGGCGAGCCGGCTGGCTGCGGCGGGCGACGACGCCTCGCTGCGGCTCGCCGGCCACCTGGCCGAGCTGGCGACCCAGGCCGCCCCCGACGACCCCGCCCTCCACCGGGTCCGGGCCGAGGTGTTCCGCACCCGCGCCGCCGCCGAGCACGCCCTCATGGCCAAGGGCGTCTTCACCTGGGCCGCCAACGAGTCCGACGCCAAGACGACCGACCACCCCGAGGACTAG
- a CDS encoding nuclear transport factor 2 family protein, translating to MVTEVGRYREGIDPTSEPAAPDAHAVGAVVDRFYAAFEARDLDAMSDIWAHGDDASCTHPGWATLHGWGAIAASWFGIFDQSDPMQVFTTDVRVRVDGDTAWVTLDENLLGAGSDPAGTTVAALKVLRRIDGDWKVTAHHGSVVVGHPDE from the coding sequence CTGGTCACAGAGGTCGGCCGCTACCGTGAGGGGATCGACCCGACGTCAGAGCCCGCCGCCCCCGATGCCCACGCCGTCGGTGCGGTGGTCGACCGCTTCTACGCCGCCTTCGAGGCCCGCGACCTCGACGCCATGTCGGACATCTGGGCCCACGGCGACGACGCCTCCTGCACCCACCCGGGGTGGGCGACCCTCCACGGGTGGGGCGCCATCGCCGCCTCGTGGTTCGGGATCTTCGACCAGTCCGACCCCATGCAGGTCTTCACCACCGACGTGCGGGTGCGGGTCGACGGCGACACCGCCTGGGTCACGCTCGACGAGAACCTCCTCGGCGCCGGCAGCGACCCCGCCGGCACCACCGTCGCGGCGCTGAAGGTCCTGCGGCGGATCGACGGCGACTGGAAGGTCACGGCCCACCACGGGTCGGTCGTGGTGGGCCACCCTGATGAGTGA
- a CDS encoding PD-(D/E)XK nuclease family protein yields MSLPVPVTLSPSKVTSFRDCALAFRFSAIDRIPEPTTPAMAKGTLVHAALERLFAVDPADRTVEAGLACLDAAVAHLSEPGRDLADLDLDADGHAALRADAERLVRNYFLLEDPRQIRPIGLELRLQAPVGDLQLVGIIDRLELDADGELVVTDYKTGKAPSDRYEQAKLGGIHFYSLLCEELFGKRPARVQLLHLSEPVTITAIPTDQSTRGLRTRVGAMWDAITRACDRDDFRPKPGPLCGWCSFQTWCPSFGGDPARAAIDAGVAPRPEAPAPDPATAGVEPGNVVDLVPRLVGSGAGPAAP; encoded by the coding sequence ATGTCGCTGCCCGTCCCGGTCACGTTGTCGCCCTCGAAGGTGACCTCCTTCCGCGACTGCGCCCTGGCCTTCCGCTTCTCGGCCATCGACCGCATCCCGGAGCCGACCACGCCCGCCATGGCCAAGGGCACCCTCGTCCACGCCGCCCTCGAGCGGCTCTTCGCCGTCGACCCCGCCGATCGCACCGTCGAGGCCGGCCTCGCCTGCCTCGACGCCGCCGTCGCCCACCTCTCCGAGCCCGGGCGCGACCTGGCCGATCTCGACCTCGACGCCGACGGCCACGCCGCCCTGCGGGCCGACGCCGAGCGCCTGGTGCGCAACTACTTCCTGCTCGAGGACCCCCGGCAGATCCGCCCCATCGGCCTCGAGCTGCGGCTGCAGGCCCCCGTCGGCGACCTGCAGCTGGTCGGCATCATCGACCGCCTCGAGCTGGACGCCGACGGTGAGCTGGTCGTCACCGACTACAAGACCGGCAAGGCCCCGTCGGACCGGTACGAGCAGGCGAAGCTGGGCGGCATCCACTTCTACTCGCTGCTGTGCGAGGAGCTGTTCGGCAAGCGGCCGGCTCGGGTCCAGCTGCTCCACCTGAGCGAGCCGGTCACGATCACCGCCATCCCCACCGACCAGTCCACCCGAGGCCTGCGCACCCGGGTCGGTGCCATGTGGGACGCCATCACCCGGGCCTGCGACCGCGACGACTTCCGACCCAAGCCGGGGCCGCTGTGCGGCTGGTGCTCGTTCCAGACGTGGTGCCCGTCCTTCGGTGGCGACCCGGCCCGGGCCGCCATCGACGCCGGCGTCGCCCCCCGTCCCGAGGCGCCCGCCCCGGACCCGGCGACGGCCGGCGTCGAGCCCGGGAACGTGGTCGACCTCGTGCCCCGCCTCGTCGGCTCGGGTGCCGGGCCGGCAGCCCCGTAG
- a CDS encoding phosphatase PAP2 family protein, with product MSAAETAPDDAPGADDEHTPVDTVIEVVDEATSGPPPPWSRSLTSHLAGFDEAVDARFDRHLRGRAPVDRVMYSVTELADFSLLWHLLAAARGLRSDADLTAAVRVSAALAAESTLVNAGIKSLFRRERPIPDFERPHHLRIPLTTSFPSGHASAAFCAATLLADGRGRAATVGWFGLAGLVASSRVHVKIHHASDVLGGVAVGLVVGQVARRLWRLR from the coding sequence ATGTCCGCCGCCGAGACCGCCCCTGACGACGCCCCCGGCGCGGACGACGAGCACACGCCGGTCGACACCGTCATCGAGGTCGTCGACGAGGCCACGTCGGGCCCGCCCCCACCGTGGTCGCGATCCCTCACCTCCCACCTGGCGGGCTTCGACGAGGCCGTCGACGCCCGGTTCGACCGGCACCTGCGGGGCCGGGCACCGGTCGACCGGGTCATGTACTCGGTCACCGAGCTGGCCGACTTCAGCCTCCTCTGGCACCTGCTGGCCGCCGCCCGGGGGCTCCGCTCGGATGCGGACCTCACCGCCGCCGTGCGGGTCTCCGCCGCCCTGGCCGCCGAGTCGACGCTGGTCAACGCCGGCATCAAGTCGCTGTTCCGCCGCGAGCGGCCGATCCCCGACTTCGAGCGCCCCCACCACCTGCGCATCCCGCTGACCACCAGCTTCCCCAGCGGTCACGCCAGCGCCGCGTTCTGCGCGGCGACGCTCCTGGCCGACGGCCGGGGCCGGGCCGCCACCGTGGGCTGGTTCGGGCTGGCCGGTCTGGTCGCCTCCAGCCGCGTCCACGTGAAGATCCACCACGCCAGCGACGTGCTCGGCGGGGTGGCCGTCGGCCTCGTGGTCGGCCAGGTGGCCCGGCGCCTCTGGCGCCTGCGCTGA
- a CDS encoding DsbA family protein has translation MTDFAVTWDYRCPFARNAHEHVLAGLAAGAGWDVRFVPFSLGQVHVEDGESPIWDRPEDDSGIVALQVGVHVRDTAPEAFLGVHGALFAARHDQGQDLRDRDVLAKVLADHGVDADAAFAGVDDGSLLAQVRAEHEAAATDHDVWGVPTFIHDGAAAFVRLLDRPGEDGAHARSTIDRVVALLAVPNLNEFKHTSVPF, from the coding sequence ATGACGGACTTCGCCGTGACCTGGGACTACCGCTGCCCCTTCGCCCGCAACGCCCACGAGCACGTGCTCGCCGGCCTCGCCGCAGGGGCCGGCTGGGACGTCCGGTTCGTGCCCTTCTCGCTGGGCCAGGTCCACGTCGAGGACGGCGAGAGCCCCATCTGGGACCGGCCCGAGGACGACAGCGGCATCGTCGCCCTCCAGGTCGGCGTCCACGTGCGCGACACCGCCCCCGAGGCGTTCCTGGGCGTCCACGGCGCCCTCTTCGCCGCCCGCCACGACCAGGGCCAGGACCTGCGCGACCGCGACGTGCTGGCCAAGGTGCTGGCCGACCACGGCGTCGACGCCGACGCCGCCTTCGCCGGGGTCGACGACGGCTCGCTGCTGGCCCAGGTCCGGGCCGAGCACGAGGCCGCAGCGACCGACCACGACGTGTGGGGCGTGCCGACGTTCATCCACGACGGGGCCGCCGCCTTCGTCCGCCTGCTCGACCGCCCCGGCGAGGACGGCGCCCACGCCCGGTCCACCATCGACCGCGTCGTGGCCCTCCTGGCCGTGCCGAACCTCAACGAGTTCAAGCACACGAGCGTGCCCTTCTAG
- a CDS encoding wax ester/triacylglycerol synthase domain-containing protein, protein MEESRHLTDVEALMWTLDADPHLSSAFANISLFDRPPDPDRFRATMERAVRTVPRLRRRVEGGLAGITPPRWVDDTELDLDDHVRHVVLDAPGDMRQLLDLATATASAPFPRDRPLWDFLLVEGLADGGGAMIQKLHHSITDGEGGVRMSVEFIDFERNPPPRPDPEPVATGDAEGAPPPSPVESAISSLAQLTRTPRDLIRQAVGGAVEMGVHPSRLAALPGDAAATARSLARQIGVTGEALSPLWRERTLDRRLELLRIPLADAKAAATALGGSVNDLFVTGAAGGAGAYHRAFDVTVDELRMAMPISTRSDKSSGGNAFAPTRVRVPVDEDPRQRFREVHDRLGITKGERAVGFAGAVAGLGNLLPAPVLVRMVRQQTATVDFTTSNVRGAPFPLYIAGAEILGNHPIGPLAGTAWNLTTMSVNGNLDMGLHIDVGAVAEPVLLRTCIEAAFDELLALA, encoded by the coding sequence GTGGAGGAGAGCCGGCACCTGACCGACGTCGAGGCCCTGATGTGGACCCTCGACGCCGACCCGCACCTGTCGTCGGCGTTCGCCAACATCAGCCTGTTCGACCGCCCGCCGGACCCGGACCGGTTCCGGGCCACCATGGAGCGGGCCGTCCGCACCGTCCCCCGGCTGCGGCGCCGCGTCGAGGGTGGGCTGGCCGGCATCACCCCGCCCCGGTGGGTCGACGACACCGAGCTCGACCTCGATGACCACGTCCGCCACGTCGTCCTCGACGCCCCGGGCGACATGCGCCAGCTGCTCGACCTGGCCACCGCGACGGCGTCGGCCCCGTTCCCCCGCGACCGCCCGCTGTGGGACTTCCTCCTCGTCGAGGGGCTCGCCGACGGCGGCGGCGCCATGATCCAGAAGCTCCACCACAGCATCACCGACGGCGAGGGTGGGGTGCGGATGTCGGTCGAGTTCATCGACTTCGAGCGCAACCCGCCGCCCCGGCCCGACCCGGAGCCGGTCGCCACGGGTGACGCCGAGGGGGCGCCGCCACCGTCTCCGGTGGAGTCCGCCATCAGCTCGCTGGCCCAGCTCACCCGCACGCCCCGTGACCTCATCCGCCAGGCGGTCGGGGGGGCGGTCGAGATGGGGGTCCACCCGTCCCGGCTGGCCGCGCTGCCCGGCGATGCGGCGGCGACAGCCCGATCCCTGGCCCGTCAGATCGGCGTCACCGGCGAGGCGCTGTCGCCGCTGTGGCGCGAGCGGACCCTCGATCGGCGCCTCGAGCTGCTGCGCATCCCCCTCGCCGACGCCAAGGCGGCGGCCACCGCCCTCGGCGGCAGCGTCAACGACCTGTTCGTCACGGGCGCCGCCGGCGGTGCCGGTGCGTACCACCGGGCCTTCGACGTCACCGTCGACGAGCTGCGGATGGCCATGCCGATCAGCACCCGCTCCGACAAGTCGTCGGGCGGCAACGCCTTCGCCCCGACCCGCGTCCGGGTCCCGGTCGACGAGGACCCCCGCCAGCGGTTCCGCGAGGTGCACGACCGCCTCGGCATCACCAAGGGCGAGCGGGCCGTGGGCTTCGCCGGCGCCGTCGCCGGGCTGGGGAACCTGCTCCCCGCGCCGGTGCTGGTCCGGATGGTCCGCCAGCAGACCGCCACGGTGGACTTCACCACCTCGAACGTGCGGGGGGCGCCGTTCCCCCTCTACATCGCGGGCGCCGAGATCCTCGGCAACCACCCGATCGGCCCGCTCGCCGGCACGGCGTGGAACCTGACGACGATGTCGGTCAACGGGAACCTCGACATGGGCCTGCACATCGACGTCGGCGCCGTGGCCGAGCCGGTGCTGCTGCGGACCTGCATCGAGGCCGCCTTCGACGAGCTGCTCGCCCTGGCCTGA
- a CDS encoding serine/threonine-protein kinase, whose translation MQYQVVRRLGRGGMGVVDLAVAPDGTEVALKRLSLHGTPDEIARARARIRREAEVLRSLDHPGIVRLLDLLDDGDDVVLVMPYLSGGSLHQRVATQGPMEPEAVQVLADRLLDALAAAHRQGVVHRDIKPENVLFTADGDPRLVDFGVASTQDHTLGLTATSMVVGTPGFMAPEQARGEPASAAADVFALGATLLFALTGAGPFGPVAADPRVLMHRAASGKVDRPPRDLPPELRAVLVTALDPRADRRPSAARLRGSAATGATSPLTGLADVVLRNRVLVGGVAAVVALLLVAGLVAVVTGGDDGRAAGEALAPQATTTSTPLTTTTAPCTDLPYWPCTDGVRIGTPAPNTDGHVCDTGFADYDDEPQNGCEAEPDDLDDPELLTDDDGEVEGTIVPRDDVDTFVLPTEDGGFLCNGDVTVTLSAPEGMDLEVVVRRDVDGQVVAIEQVDGGDQVEVRVGERCLESDGDIGVVVRAVGEGRAAAAYTLARDGSF comes from the coding sequence GTGCAGTACCAGGTCGTGCGTCGCCTCGGCCGGGGGGGCATGGGCGTGGTCGACCTGGCGGTGGCGCCCGACGGCACCGAGGTGGCCCTGAAGCGGCTGTCGCTCCACGGCACACCCGACGAGATCGCCCGGGCCCGGGCCCGCATCCGGCGCGAGGCCGAGGTCCTCCGGTCGCTCGACCACCCCGGCATCGTGCGCCTGCTCGACCTCCTCGACGACGGCGACGACGTCGTGCTGGTGATGCCGTACCTGTCCGGCGGCAGCCTCCACCAGCGGGTGGCGACCCAGGGGCCGATGGAGCCCGAGGCCGTGCAGGTGCTGGCCGACCGCCTGCTCGACGCCCTGGCCGCCGCCCACCGCCAGGGGGTGGTCCACCGCGACATCAAGCCCGAGAACGTCCTGTTCACCGCCGACGGCGACCCCCGGCTGGTCGACTTCGGCGTCGCCAGCACCCAGGACCACACCCTCGGCCTGACGGCGACGTCGATGGTCGTCGGGACCCCCGGCTTCATGGCCCCCGAGCAGGCGCGGGGCGAGCCCGCCAGCGCCGCCGCCGACGTGTTCGCCCTGGGCGCGACCCTGCTCTTCGCCCTCACCGGCGCAGGGCCGTTCGGTCCGGTCGCGGCCGACCCGCGGGTGCTCATGCACCGCGCCGCGTCCGGCAAGGTCGACCGGCCACCCCGGGACCTGCCCCCCGAGCTGCGCGCCGTTCTCGTCACCGCCCTCGACCCCCGGGCCGACCGGCGACCGTCGGCGGCCCGCCTGCGGGGCTCGGCGGCGACGGGCGCCACGAGCCCGCTGACCGGCCTGGCCGACGTCGTGCTGCGCAACCGGGTGCTGGTGGGCGGGGTGGCGGCCGTCGTCGCCCTCCTGCTCGTGGCCGGGCTGGTCGCCGTCGTGACGGGTGGCGACGACGGGCGCGCCGCCGGCGAGGCCCTGGCCCCGCAGGCCACGACCACGTCCACCCCGCTGACGACCACGACGGCGCCGTGCACGGACCTCCCCTACTGGCCGTGCACCGACGGCGTGCGGATCGGCACCCCGGCCCCGAACACCGACGGCCACGTCTGCGACACGGGCTTCGCCGACTACGACGACGAGCCGCAGAACGGGTGCGAGGCCGAGCCCGACGACCTCGACGACCCGGAGCTCCTGACCGACGACGACGGCGAGGTCGAGGGCACGATCGTGCCCCGCGACGACGTGGACACCTTCGTCCTACCGACCGAGGACGGGGGGTTCCTCTGCAACGGGGACGTCACGGTGACGCTCTCCGCCCCCGAGGGCATGGACCTGGAGGTGGTGGTCCGCCGCGACGTCGACGGCCAGGTGGTCGCCATCGAGCAGGTCGACGGGGGCGACCAGGTCGAGGTCCGCGTCGGCGAGCGCTGCCTGGAGTCCGACGGCGACATCGGCGTCGTGGTCCGGGCCGTCGGCGAGGGCCGGGCCGCCGCCGCCTACACCCTCGCCCGCGACGGCTCCTTCTGA
- a CDS encoding 4-(cytidine 5'-diphospho)-2-C-methyl-D-erythritol kinase, which translates to MPDVITAPAKLTLSLRVTGVRDDGFHLVDAVMVSLDLADTLTFGPGDDLTVEEASTGLPVPATDDNLVRRALVAVGRRASVHLVKRIPAGGGLGGGSADAAAVLRWAGRADDVDLAAGLGADVPFCLRGGRARVTGIGEVLDPLPPEDATFTLVVPPFGCSTPAVYAAWDELGGPTAAGPNDLEPAALVVEPRLAAWRDALGGATGEVPVLAGSGSTWFVPGAHPGPDRLVVRTTPPLG; encoded by the coding sequence GTGCCCGACGTGATCACGGCTCCGGCCAAGCTGACGCTGTCGCTCCGGGTGACCGGGGTGCGCGACGACGGCTTCCACCTGGTCGACGCAGTGATGGTGTCGCTCGACCTGGCCGACACGCTGACGTTCGGACCCGGCGACGACCTCACCGTCGAGGAGGCGAGCACCGGGCTGCCGGTGCCCGCCACCGACGACAACCTGGTCCGCCGGGCCCTCGTCGCCGTGGGCCGGAGGGCGTCGGTCCACCTGGTGAAGCGCATCCCCGCCGGCGGGGGGCTGGGCGGGGGGTCGGCCGACGCCGCCGCCGTGCTCCGGTGGGCGGGCCGGGCCGACGACGTCGACCTGGCCGCCGGCCTCGGCGCCGACGTGCCCTTCTGCCTGCGGGGCGGGCGCGCCCGGGTCACCGGCATCGGCGAGGTCCTCGACCCGCTCCCGCCCGAGGACGCCACCTTCACGCTCGTCGTGCCGCCCTTCGGCTGCTCCACCCCGGCCGTCTACGCGGCGTGGGACGAGCTGGGCGGGCCCACCGCCGCCGGGCCCAACGACCTCGAGCCGGCCGCCCTCGTGGTCGAGCCCCGCCTGGCGGCGTGGCGCGACGCCCTGGGGGGCGCGACCGGCGAGGTCCCCGTCCTGGCCGGGAGCGGCAGCACCTGGTTCGTGCCCGGCGCCCACCCTGGCCCCGACCGCCTCGTCGTCCGCACGACCCCACCTCTCGGCTGA
- a CDS encoding enoyl-CoA hydratase/isomerase family protein yields MADDRPLDEQVQHRTDGGVAWITLNRPEVGNAITPDQRDRVIDLLAAASSDIAVRAVVVTATGKAFCTGADLRASRPAAARPEGAPDRAVGDISRTIRDGAQRLVAAVLDCEVPVIAAVNGTAAGIGAHLALACDLVVAADTASFIEVFVRRGIVPDGGGAYLLPRLIGPHRTKELMFFGDKVPAADAERLGLVNRVVPADELEAAAAEWAARLAAGPTRALALTKWLVNRSLESDRAGAFADEAVAQELTMHTADAQEGIAAFVERRDPTYQGW; encoded by the coding sequence ATGGCCGACGACCGCCCCCTCGACGAGCAGGTGCAGCACCGGACCGACGGAGGGGTGGCGTGGATCACCCTGAACCGCCCCGAGGTCGGCAACGCCATCACGCCCGACCAGCGGGACCGCGTCATCGACCTGCTGGCGGCAGCCTCGTCCGACATCGCCGTCCGGGCCGTCGTCGTGACCGCCACCGGCAAGGCCTTCTGCACCGGGGCGGACCTGCGGGCCTCGCGCCCCGCCGCCGCTCGCCCCGAGGGGGCGCCCGACCGGGCCGTGGGCGACATCAGCCGCACCATCCGCGACGGGGCCCAGCGCCTGGTCGCCGCCGTGCTCGACTGCGAGGTGCCGGTCATCGCCGCCGTGAACGGCACCGCCGCCGGCATCGGCGCCCACCTGGCGCTGGCCTGCGACCTGGTGGTCGCGGCGGACACGGCGAGCTTCATCGAGGTCTTCGTGCGTCGGGGGATCGTCCCCGACGGTGGCGGCGCCTACCTCCTCCCCCGCCTCATCGGCCCGCACCGGACCAAGGAGCTGATGTTCTTCGGCGACAAGGTCCCGGCCGCCGACGCCGAGCGCCTCGGTCTCGTCAACCGGGTCGTCCCCGCCGACGAGCTCGAGGCCGCGGCGGCCGAGTGGGCCGCCCGCCTGGCCGCCGGCCCGACCCGCGCCCTGGCGCTGACCAAGTGGCTGGTGAACCGGTCGCTGGAGTCCGACCGGGCCGGCGCCTTCGCCGACGAGGCGGTCGCCCAGGAGCTCACCATGCACACCGCCGACGCCCAGGAGGGCATCGCCGCCTTCGTCGAGCGCCGGGATCCCACCTACCAGGGCTGGTAG